In Gemmata obscuriglobus, a single genomic region encodes these proteins:
- the trmD gene encoding tRNA (guanosine(37)-N1)-methyltransferase TrmD, which translates to MRFDVLTLFPGIFDGYVRQSLLEDAIQAGIVQVHAWNIRDWTQNKHQRVDDRPFGGGPGMVLSVQPVVDCVAAVRAKAEPPGKVVMLTPAGERLTQRVVERLAGEPRLLLLCGRYEGFDDRIRQLLNPTEISVGDFVCNGGEVPAMVLIDTVIRLMPGVLGDEQSAADESHSEDGRLEYPQYTRPRVYEGLAVPDILLSGNHQAVAKWRREQSELRSRERNKPGDAIAPPGSDS; encoded by the coding sequence ATCAGGTTTGACGTTCTGACGTTGTTTCCCGGCATATTTGACGGGTACGTGCGTCAGAGCCTCCTTGAGGATGCGATTCAGGCCGGGATCGTTCAGGTCCATGCCTGGAACATCCGCGACTGGACCCAGAACAAGCACCAGCGTGTGGACGACCGGCCGTTCGGCGGCGGCCCCGGGATGGTGCTGAGCGTGCAACCGGTCGTGGACTGTGTGGCGGCCGTGCGGGCCAAGGCGGAGCCGCCCGGCAAAGTGGTGATGCTCACCCCCGCGGGCGAACGCCTCACGCAGCGGGTGGTCGAGCGGTTGGCCGGAGAGCCGCGGTTGCTGTTGCTGTGCGGGCGCTACGAAGGGTTCGACGACCGCATCCGACAGTTGTTGAACCCGACCGAAATTTCGGTCGGCGACTTCGTGTGCAACGGCGGCGAAGTCCCCGCGATGGTCCTGATCGACACCGTCATCAGGCTGATGCCCGGGGTGCTGGGCGATGAACAGAGCGCCGCGGATGAGTCGCACAGCGAAGACGGAAGGTTGGAGTACCCGCAATACACGCGACCGCGGGTGTACGAAGGATTGGCCGTTCCCGACATCCTACTGAGCGGGAACCATCAAGCGGTCGCAAAGTGGCGGCGCGAGCAGAGCGAACTGCGGAGCCGCGAGCGAAACAAACCGGGCGACGCCATTGCGCCGCCCGGGTCCGACAGCTAA
- the rpsP gene encoding 30S ribosomal protein S16 gives MGRTHRHYYRIVAIDHRQPRDGKVIEELGTYDPHVKEKGDRVTLKPARIKYWQSVGAQASEHCAAIFKNFMKKWEEIEASAAAKAAEDAAKKAAEASTPTG, from the coding sequence ATGGGCCGTACCCACCGGCACTACTACCGCATCGTGGCCATCGACCACCGCCAGCCGCGCGACGGCAAGGTGATCGAGGAGCTGGGCACCTACGACCCGCACGTCAAGGAGAAGGGCGACCGCGTGACGCTGAAGCCCGCCCGCATCAAGTACTGGCAGAGCGTGGGCGCGCAGGCGTCCGAGCACTGCGCCGCGATCTTCAAGAACTTCATGAAGAAGTGGGAAGAGATCGAGGCATCGGCTGCCGCCAAGGCGGCGGAAGACGCCGCCAAGAAGGCCGCGGAAGCCAGCACGCCGACCGGCTGA
- the ffh gene encoding signal recognition particle protein — MFEGITKSLGDALKKLRGRGRLTAENVKDGLREVRRAFLEADVNFTVATDFIARVEAKSLGQDVLARVDPSEQIVKNVYEELVALMGPVDHKIPQRADRPVVLMLCGLQGAGKTTTAAKLALTLKGQNRKPMLAAADLQRPGAVEQLRTLGEQIGVPVYSEATNPVDVCRNAVAQAKKTLCDCVILDTAGRLQIDDALMDELKRIDKLVKPDECYLVVDAMIGQEAANVAKTFNDALELNACILTKLDGDARGGAALSIKGVTGVPIKFVGMGEKVDKLEDFVPERMAGRILGQGDMMGVVEKIASIQQQMSQEELAAQQEKIKKGEFTIDDFRKQFEQIAKMGMKDMISRMPGMSEMIPEGEDPEVALKRVQGMIDSMTKKERADPDIIDTPRRRRIAKGAGVEPHEVNQFLKQFGQVRVLMKQMASMSLWQRLKMVTGMGKMGAFLPGGMDQIKTKGDTGHRKSAKERAEDRKKKKKRK; from the coding sequence ATGTTCGAAGGCATCACCAAATCGCTCGGCGACGCGCTCAAGAAGCTCCGCGGGCGCGGGCGGTTGACCGCCGAGAACGTGAAGGACGGCCTCCGCGAGGTCCGCCGCGCGTTCCTCGAGGCGGACGTCAACTTTACCGTCGCGACCGACTTCATCGCGCGCGTGGAGGCGAAGTCGCTGGGGCAGGACGTGCTGGCCCGGGTGGACCCGTCCGAGCAGATCGTCAAGAACGTTTACGAAGAACTCGTCGCCCTCATGGGGCCGGTGGACCACAAGATCCCCCAGCGCGCCGACCGGCCCGTCGTGCTGATGCTCTGCGGGCTCCAGGGGGCCGGTAAGACCACCACCGCGGCCAAATTGGCGCTCACACTCAAGGGCCAGAACCGCAAGCCGATGCTGGCGGCGGCCGACCTCCAGCGGCCCGGGGCGGTCGAGCAGCTCCGCACCCTGGGCGAGCAGATCGGCGTGCCCGTTTACAGCGAGGCGACCAACCCGGTCGACGTGTGCCGCAACGCCGTGGCCCAGGCGAAGAAGACGCTGTGCGACTGCGTCATCCTCGACACCGCGGGGCGGCTGCAGATCGACGACGCTCTGATGGACGAGCTGAAGCGCATCGACAAGCTCGTGAAGCCCGACGAGTGCTACCTCGTCGTGGACGCGATGATCGGGCAGGAAGCGGCCAACGTCGCCAAGACGTTCAACGACGCCCTGGAGCTGAACGCCTGCATCCTGACCAAGCTCGACGGCGACGCCCGCGGCGGCGCGGCGCTGTCGATCAAGGGCGTCACCGGGGTGCCGATCAAGTTCGTCGGGATGGGGGAAAAGGTCGACAAACTCGAGGACTTCGTCCCCGAACGCATGGCGGGGCGCATCCTCGGCCAGGGCGACATGATGGGCGTGGTCGAAAAGATCGCGAGCATCCAGCAGCAGATGTCGCAGGAGGAGCTCGCCGCCCAGCAGGAGAAGATCAAAAAGGGCGAGTTCACGATCGACGACTTCCGCAAGCAGTTCGAGCAGATCGCCAAGATGGGCATGAAGGACATGATCTCCCGGATGCCGGGGATGTCCGAGATGATCCCCGAGGGCGAGGACCCCGAGGTCGCGCTGAAACGCGTCCAGGGGATGATCGACTCGATGACCAAGAAGGAGCGCGCCGACCCCGACATCATCGACACCCCGCGGCGGCGCCGCATCGCGAAGGGGGCCGGCGTCGAGCCGCACGAGGTGAACCAGTTCCTCAAGCAGTTCGGACAGGTCCGGGTACTGATGAAGCAGATGGCGTCGATGTCGCTCTGGCAGCGGCTGAAGATGGTCACCGGGATGGGTAAAATGGGGGCCTTCCTGCCCGGCGGGATGGACCAGATCAAGACCAAGGGCGACACCGGGCATCGCAAGAGCGCCAAGGAGCGGGCCGAAGACCGGAAGAAGAAAAAGAAGCGAAAATAG
- a CDS encoding PQQ-binding-like beta-propeller repeat protein — translation MRVLLTVVAFGVCAGAVGAEDWPQWLGPKRDGTWREDGLVEKFPASGPKIAWKADIGVGYAGPAVASGKVFVIDLVPAEKAKVPSDGFAKGARVPGKERVQCLDAATGKPVWSTDYPVDYTISYAAGPRCTPTVDGDMVYTLGAMGDLKAVTVADGKVAWSKNFMKDYDAGLPVWGFSSHPLVDGDKLICLVGGTNDRLVIAFDKKTGKELWTSQNCQGDFGYSPPMIYEFGGKRQLIVWHTRAVVGLEPDTGKLLWRVPFEVKYALTAPTPRKVGEDKLFVTSFYNGSLLLKVGADKASVVWKSKARGETPDLTTDLSSIMATPVVVGEHIYGVCSYGQLRCIETGTGKRVWESMRATRGARTPKAIAENDEPSDKERWGLAFLIPQGDRYFLFNEQGDLIIAKLTPKGYEELDRAHLIDPTNTMAGRGRLVVWMHPAFANKCVFVRNDKELICYSLAKE, via the coding sequence ATGCGTGTGTTGCTGACCGTTGTCGCGTTCGGTGTGTGTGCCGGGGCGGTGGGCGCCGAGGACTGGCCGCAGTGGCTCGGGCCGAAGCGCGACGGCACCTGGCGCGAGGACGGGCTGGTCGAGAAGTTCCCGGCCAGCGGTCCCAAGATCGCGTGGAAAGCCGACATCGGCGTCGGGTACGCCGGGCCGGCGGTCGCGAGCGGCAAGGTGTTCGTCATCGACCTCGTGCCGGCCGAAAAGGCGAAAGTGCCCAGCGACGGGTTCGCGAAGGGTGCCCGGGTGCCGGGCAAGGAGCGCGTGCAGTGCCTTGATGCCGCCACCGGCAAGCCGGTGTGGTCCACGGATTACCCGGTCGATTACACGATCAGCTACGCCGCCGGGCCGCGCTGCACCCCCACCGTTGACGGGGACATGGTGTACACGCTCGGCGCGATGGGGGACCTGAAAGCCGTCACGGTCGCCGACGGCAAAGTGGCCTGGTCGAAGAACTTCATGAAGGACTACGACGCCGGCCTCCCGGTGTGGGGCTTCTCGTCGCACCCGCTCGTCGATGGGGACAAGCTGATCTGCCTCGTCGGCGGGACGAATGACCGCCTGGTGATCGCGTTCGACAAGAAGACCGGAAAGGAACTCTGGACCTCACAGAACTGCCAGGGCGATTTCGGCTACAGCCCGCCGATGATTTACGAGTTCGGCGGCAAGCGCCAGCTCATCGTCTGGCACACCCGGGCGGTGGTCGGGTTGGAGCCCGACACCGGTAAGCTCCTGTGGCGCGTGCCGTTCGAGGTGAAGTACGCGCTGACCGCCCCGACGCCGCGCAAGGTGGGCGAGGACAAGCTGTTCGTAACCTCGTTCTACAACGGCTCGCTGCTTCTCAAGGTCGGTGCGGACAAGGCCAGCGTGGTGTGGAAGAGCAAGGCCCGCGGCGAAACCCCGGACCTCACCACCGACCTGAGTTCGATCATGGCGACGCCCGTCGTGGTGGGCGAGCACATTTACGGCGTGTGCAGCTACGGGCAGCTCCGGTGCATCGAGACTGGCACCGGCAAGCGGGTGTGGGAGTCCATGCGGGCCACGCGCGGCGCCCGCACCCCGAAAGCGATCGCCGAAAACGACGAACCGAGCGACAAGGAGCGCTGGGGGCTCGCGTTCCTGATCCCGCAGGGGGACCGCTACTTCCTGTTCAACGAGCAGGGCGACCTCATCATTGCGAAACTCACTCCGAAGGGGTACGAAGAGTTGGACCGGGCGCACCTCATCGACCCGACCAACACGATGGCAGGCCGCGGCCGGCTGGTGGTGTGGATGCACCCTGCGTTCGCCAACAAGTGCGTGTTCGTGCGCAACGACAAGGAGCTGATCTGCTACTCGCTCGCGAAAGAGTAG
- a CDS encoding WD40 repeat domain-containing protein, with the protein MAAVFMACLLVGGAFLVTRFEAEFQALLGGGGQSRGGERDYPDAPEKPGGGGKSDGEAGSGKGGSAGGVSSSGGSGAAAAATPAPAAVSGETRKDAKSDPSVKAKADKPRDAKVDAPAVRKGPLLALWGVRVSADASAERTGDLPESVAVDNAGFRVLVQTAGAVNVWTLGDPAVVRVRPKDSRAALVAPNGARMYFVHEGKPGWSLETCDATGKRVGVWEPGAERARGFGPVGFHSTTHELTVGIGAEGGCSFDTISPTTGQPEPTRRLVQGADVLRADLLFPRKNKMLLHFPTTAGSDRPPGLYSLLTDGTLKPVAAAPVDSVTPPAPSRPVVSNDGHRAAVLDGASVKVWDIESGRQLFSWELHSHRPKACWLVGGRLVVAATGGLDGAAPPRTILQMYDLSSFKLVGQFQPSDYALPEAVFAFSPDGSKLALAGRDEAALVDAGVAFGPSR; encoded by the coding sequence ATGGCTGCCGTCTTCATGGCGTGTCTGCTTGTCGGCGGGGCGTTCCTTGTCACTCGGTTTGAAGCCGAGTTTCAAGCGCTGCTGGGCGGGGGCGGGCAGAGCCGCGGCGGCGAACGTGACTACCCGGACGCGCCGGAGAAACCGGGCGGAGGGGGGAAGTCGGACGGTGAAGCCGGCTCGGGCAAAGGAGGCAGCGCTGGCGGTGTAAGCAGTAGTGGTGGCAGTGGTGCGGCCGCGGCCGCCACTCCTGCTCCGGCCGCGGTTTCCGGTGAAACTCGCAAAGACGCGAAATCCGATCCGAGTGTGAAGGCGAAGGCCGACAAGCCGCGCGACGCGAAAGTCGATGCGCCCGCCGTGCGCAAAGGCCCTCTGCTCGCCCTGTGGGGGGTGCGCGTGTCAGCCGACGCGAGCGCAGAGCGGACCGGAGATTTGCCCGAGAGCGTTGCGGTCGACAACGCGGGCTTCCGGGTTCTGGTGCAGACCGCGGGTGCGGTTAATGTGTGGACACTGGGGGACCCGGCGGTCGTGCGGGTTCGGCCGAAGGACTCGCGCGCAGCGTTGGTCGCTCCGAACGGAGCGCGGATGTACTTTGTTCACGAGGGGAAGCCCGGGTGGAGCCTGGAGACCTGTGACGCAACCGGCAAGCGCGTCGGCGTGTGGGAGCCGGGCGCCGAACGGGCGCGGGGGTTTGGCCCCGTCGGGTTTCACTCCACAACACACGAGCTGACGGTTGGCATCGGGGCGGAGGGCGGCTGCTCGTTCGACACCATTTCACCCACGACCGGCCAGCCCGAACCGACCCGGCGCCTCGTCCAGGGGGCGGACGTACTCCGTGCAGATCTCCTGTTCCCGCGCAAGAATAAAATGTTGCTCCACTTCCCGACCACGGCAGGGAGCGACCGTCCGCCGGGGCTGTACTCGCTGCTCACGGACGGCACCCTGAAACCAGTCGCGGCGGCTCCGGTGGACTCGGTCACGCCCCCGGCACCGTCGCGACCGGTCGTTTCCAACGACGGTCACCGGGCGGCGGTGCTGGACGGGGCTTCCGTAAAAGTCTGGGACATCGAGAGCGGTCGGCAGTTGTTCTCCTGGGAACTGCATTCTCACCGACCGAAGGCATGCTGGCTCGTCGGCGGGCGGCTCGTGGTCGCGGCTACCGGTGGGCTCGACGGTGCTGCGCCGCCGAGGACGATACTCCAGATGTACGACCTCAGCTCGTTCAAACTGGTGGGGCAGTTCCAGCCCAGCGACTACGCTCTGCCCGAAGCGGTCTTCGCGTTCAGCCCGGACGGCAGCAAGCTCGCACTCGCCGGCCGGGACGAGGCGGCCCTGGTGGACGCAGGCGTTGCGTTCGGTCCGTCGCGGTGA
- a CDS encoding type IV pilus twitching motility protein PilT, with the protein MPPASPPPPPAPYVPIPINSPEPGLKVATSVPGEPQINQLFRTVMLHKGSDLHLKAGLPGMMRLRGVIQKMNTPVLTQETLEKLIYPILREKDKKILDETGGADFAHVIGNDEARYRVNLLKQRGKFAMVARLVNQSIPSFEKLGLPATIEKLCHFEQGMVLLAGVTGSGKSTTIASMLDYMNMNEALHILTIEDPIEFVFTDKMSVVNQREVYLDVCDWHTALKHAVREDPDVILVGEMRDSETFEAAVHAAETGHVVFGTIHASNAYSTVDRILGLFPPSQHGAVRQSLVFNLRAVVAQKLVPSCIPGVQRVPTNEIMIVNPTIRDIILKGQDAKLLDAIRAFYNEGMMDFNKNLEDLCLGGRIDKATALEFSPNPEQLRMALKGIKVAASGLV; encoded by the coding sequence ATGCCCCCCGCTTCGCCGCCCCCGCCCCCCGCGCCCTACGTACCGATCCCGATCAACTCCCCGGAGCCGGGGCTGAAAGTCGCCACCAGCGTGCCCGGCGAGCCGCAGATCAACCAACTGTTCCGCACGGTGATGCTGCACAAAGGCTCGGACCTGCACCTGAAGGCTGGGCTGCCCGGGATGATGCGGCTCCGCGGCGTCATCCAGAAGATGAACACGCCGGTGCTGACGCAGGAAACGCTGGAAAAGCTGATCTACCCGATCCTGCGCGAGAAAGACAAGAAGATCCTCGACGAGACCGGCGGCGCGGACTTCGCGCACGTCATCGGGAACGACGAGGCCCGTTACCGCGTGAACCTGCTCAAGCAGCGCGGCAAGTTCGCGATGGTGGCGCGGCTGGTGAACCAGTCGATCCCGTCGTTCGAGAAGCTCGGCCTTCCGGCGACCATCGAGAAGTTGTGCCACTTCGAGCAGGGGATGGTGCTGCTGGCGGGTGTGACCGGGTCCGGCAAGTCGACGACGATCGCGTCGATGCTGGACTACATGAACATGAACGAGGCGCTGCACATCCTCACCATTGAGGACCCGATCGAGTTCGTGTTCACGGACAAGATGAGCGTGGTGAACCAGCGCGAGGTGTACCTGGACGTGTGCGACTGGCACACGGCGCTGAAGCACGCGGTGCGCGAAGACCCGGACGTGATCCTCGTGGGCGAAATGCGCGACTCGGAGACGTTTGAGGCCGCGGTTCACGCCGCAGAAACCGGGCACGTCGTGTTCGGGACGATCCACGCCTCGAACGCGTACAGCACCGTCGACCGCATCCTGGGGCTGTTCCCGCCCAGCCAGCACGGGGCGGTCCGTCAGTCGCTGGTGTTCAACCTCCGCGCCGTGGTGGCGCAGAAACTGGTGCCGTCGTGCATCCCGGGCGTGCAGCGGGTGCCGACGAACGAGATCATGATCGTCAACCCGACGATCCGGGACATCATCCTGAAGGGCCAGGACGCGAAGCTGCTGGACGCGATCCGGGCATTTTACAACGAAGGGATGATGGACTTCAACAAGAACCTGGAAGACTTGTGCCTCGGCGGGCGTATCGATAAGGCGACCGCGCTGGAGTTCTCGCCGAACCCCGAACAACTCCGGATGGCCCTGAAGGGCATCAAGGTCGCGGCCAGCGGTCTCGTGTGA
- the hisF gene encoding imidazole glycerol phosphate synthase subunit HisF, with the protein MFTKRIIPCLDVDRGRVVKGTNFVGLRDAGDPVEVARRYDEQGADELVFLDISASHEGRAIMLEMVRRVAEQIFMPFTVGGGIRTIGDATQLIQAGAEKVSLNSAAVRTPELIEQVSRKFGNCATVVNIDPKRVPRGEFLARNEKLGAAFTPVAADASEESVWEVHVNGGRVPTGLEAVWWARRVVELGAGEIVLTSMDADGTKSGYDLPMLAAVSRAVNVPVVASGGAGSPEHLRLAFEAGADAALAASIFHYNEYSIPDTKAYLASKGVPVRV; encoded by the coding sequence ATGTTCACCAAGCGCATCATTCCGTGCCTCGATGTGGATCGCGGGCGCGTGGTGAAGGGTACGAATTTCGTCGGACTCCGCGACGCCGGCGACCCGGTCGAGGTGGCCCGGCGGTACGACGAACAGGGCGCCGACGAACTCGTGTTCCTCGACATCTCGGCCAGCCACGAGGGTCGGGCGATCATGCTGGAGATGGTGCGCCGCGTCGCGGAGCAGATCTTCATGCCCTTCACCGTCGGCGGCGGCATCCGCACCATCGGCGACGCGACCCAACTCATCCAGGCCGGCGCGGAAAAGGTGAGCCTGAACTCCGCGGCCGTGCGCACCCCCGAACTGATCGAGCAGGTGAGCCGAAAGTTCGGCAACTGCGCCACGGTGGTGAACATCGATCCGAAGCGCGTCCCGCGCGGGGAGTTCCTCGCGCGGAATGAGAAGCTCGGAGCGGCGTTTACTCCGGTGGCCGCGGACGCGTCCGAAGAATCGGTCTGGGAGGTTCACGTCAACGGCGGTCGGGTCCCCACGGGCTTAGAGGCCGTGTGGTGGGCGCGGCGGGTGGTCGAACTGGGGGCCGGCGAAATCGTCCTCACGTCGATGGACGCCGACGGCACCAAGAGCGGGTACGACCTCCCGATGCTGGCGGCGGTGAGCCGTGCTGTGAACGTGCCGGTGGTCGCGAGCGGCGGGGCCGGGAGCCCCGAGCACCTGCGCCTCGCGTTCGAGGCCGGTGCGGACGCGGCGCTGGCCGCCAGCATCTTCCACTACAACGAGTACTCGATTCCGGACACCAAAGCGTACCTCGCCTCGAAGGGCGTGCCCGTGCGCGTGTAG
- a CDS encoding metal-dependent transcriptional regulator has product MAEQLSPAVQDYLKAIHMLGGADEGVPSGKIASALGVKAPSVTGMLKRLADAGWIEYSAGEGAKLSPGGRTEALRVIRRHRLVELFLTKALKLDWSEVDAEAEALEHAISPRLEQAIADYLGEPHEDPHGHLIPSSSGVLQARNLKRLSEFRAGDMVVVREAQDDNPDRLRRWQQQGLTPGASVHVLSYQELDDLFEVEVGGRLIRLGSEGLDGLRGEVIAAPSEAP; this is encoded by the coding sequence ATGGCCGAACAATTGTCGCCAGCCGTTCAAGACTATCTGAAAGCTATTCACATGCTCGGTGGCGCCGATGAGGGCGTGCCGTCCGGGAAGATTGCCAGCGCGCTGGGGGTGAAGGCACCCTCCGTCACCGGAATGTTGAAGCGGCTCGCGGACGCCGGCTGGATCGAATATTCCGCCGGCGAGGGCGCGAAACTGTCGCCGGGCGGGCGGACCGAGGCGCTCCGGGTGATCCGGCGGCACCGGCTCGTGGAGCTGTTTCTCACCAAGGCCCTGAAGCTCGACTGGAGCGAGGTGGACGCCGAAGCGGAAGCGCTGGAGCACGCCATCTCGCCGCGGCTCGAGCAGGCGATCGCCGATTACCTTGGCGAGCCGCACGAGGACCCGCACGGGCACCTGATTCCGTCCAGCTCCGGGGTGCTCCAGGCGCGGAACTTGAAGCGACTGTCCGAGTTCCGGGCGGGAGACATGGTAGTCGTGCGCGAGGCCCAGGACGACAACCCCGACCGGCTCCGCCGCTGGCAGCAGCAGGGGCTCACGCCCGGGGCCAGCGTTCACGTGCTCTCGTACCAGGAACTCGACGACCTGTTCGAGGTCGAAGTGGGCGGACGCCTCATCCGCCTCGGGAGCGAGGGGTTGGACGGGCTGCGAGGCGAGGTAATTGCGGCCCCGTCTGAAGCTCCCTAG
- the lpxB gene encoding lipid-A-disaccharide synthase translates to MKVFVSAGEPSGDLHGANLVRALRAHSPDTHVTAFGGDGMRAAGADILFPLPKFAVMGLRGVVQALPALFRIGNLAIHHIRTQRPDAVVMIDYPGFHLELAKRIRDFGVPTYFFVPPQIWAWRSGRVRTVRKCFTGVLTALPFEDEWYRKRGVQTHYIGHPYFDELARQRLDPDFLVQERAKPGVRVTLLPGSRNSEIAANARTMLATAQKIHVARPDVRFLIGAFNATQAEAVRALLPTGLPVEIHVGRTPEVIELADACLSVSGSVSLELMYRAKPTVVMYCVGRVEGWVLKQLINVKYMSLVNLLLNEPLYPEYPTWHDRSAEMAGEIVGWLNDPARRQAVVDRLIALRSRAAVPGACDRAAAFLIGKTAPAAVRAA, encoded by the coding sequence ATGAAGGTTTTCGTCAGCGCCGGTGAGCCGAGCGGGGATCTGCACGGCGCGAATCTCGTTCGCGCTCTTCGCGCTCATTCTCCTGACACGCACGTCACCGCCTTCGGCGGCGATGGGATGCGAGCCGCCGGCGCGGACATTCTGTTCCCGCTCCCCAAGTTCGCCGTGATGGGGCTGCGCGGTGTTGTCCAGGCGCTGCCCGCACTATTTCGCATCGGCAACCTTGCGATTCATCACATCCGCACGCAGCGGCCCGATGCGGTGGTCATGATCGACTACCCGGGCTTCCACCTCGAACTCGCCAAACGCATCCGCGACTTCGGCGTACCCACATACTTCTTCGTTCCCCCGCAGATTTGGGCGTGGCGATCCGGGCGCGTCCGCACCGTGCGGAAGTGCTTCACGGGCGTACTCACGGCGCTGCCGTTCGAGGACGAATGGTATCGGAAGCGCGGGGTGCAGACGCACTACATCGGCCACCCGTATTTCGACGAACTCGCGCGGCAGCGCCTCGACCCCGATTTCTTGGTGCAAGAGCGGGCGAAGCCGGGCGTGCGGGTGACACTGCTGCCGGGTTCGCGCAACAGCGAGATTGCCGCCAACGCGCGCACAATGCTCGCAACCGCGCAGAAGATCCATGTGGCCCGACCGGACGTGCGGTTCTTAATCGGGGCGTTCAACGCGACCCAAGCCGAAGCGGTCCGCGCGCTCCTGCCCACTGGGTTGCCGGTCGAGATCCACGTCGGGCGCACGCCAGAAGTGATTGAACTCGCCGACGCGTGCCTCTCCGTATCTGGTTCGGTCAGCTTGGAGTTGATGTACCGGGCGAAGCCGACCGTTGTGATGTACTGCGTCGGACGGGTCGAGGGATGGGTGCTGAAACAGCTCATCAACGTTAAGTACATGTCCCTCGTCAACTTGCTGCTCAACGAGCCGCTGTACCCTGAGTACCCCACCTGGCACGACCGCTCGGCCGAAATGGCGGGCGAAATCGTGGGCTGGCTCAATGACCCCGCTCGGCGTCAGGCAGTTGTCGATCGCCTGATCGCACTACGGTCCCGGGCCGCGGTTCCGGGCGCGTGCGACCGCGCTGCCGCGTTCCTCATCGGGAAAACGGCACCGGCCGCGGTTCGCGCTGCGTGA